One window from the genome of Leucobacter aridicollis encodes:
- a CDS encoding ABC transporter permease gives MSSDILTERAKKRRWLKISPAFRTPLALTGVSIALIWLVIAIFAPAIAPYDPLAQAFERLQPPSAAHLFGTDAVGRDVLSRVISGARISMPLALSLVVASMIVGGTLGAIAGYFGKAVDEVIMRIADLVFAFPTIILAMVITAALGPSLTNAVIAMLIVSWPAYARVTRSLVLSARTQEYVIAGRLLGNGPFTSLRRDILPNVLSPVFVLAMLDVGTAILLLAGLSFLGLGATPPTPDWGAMVSDGVQQFSSWWIAAFPGLAIFTVVMAFNFIGDSLRDSLDPRAQDAVQGRAM, from the coding sequence ATGAGCTCCGACATCTTGACCGAGCGCGCGAAAAAGCGCCGCTGGCTGAAGATTTCCCCGGCGTTTCGCACACCGCTCGCGCTCACTGGCGTTTCGATTGCGCTGATCTGGCTTGTCATCGCGATCTTCGCTCCGGCGATTGCTCCCTACGATCCGCTTGCGCAGGCGTTCGAACGCCTGCAGCCGCCGAGCGCTGCGCACCTGTTCGGTACCGACGCTGTCGGCCGCGACGTGCTCAGCCGAGTGATTAGCGGCGCGCGCATCTCGATGCCGCTCGCGCTTTCGCTCGTCGTCGCATCAATGATCGTTGGTGGCACGCTCGGCGCCATCGCCGGGTACTTCGGCAAAGCCGTCGACGAAGTGATTATGCGTATCGCTGACCTCGTGTTCGCGTTTCCAACGATCATCCTCGCGATGGTCATCACCGCGGCGCTTGGCCCGAGCCTCACGAACGCTGTCATCGCGATGCTCATCGTCTCGTGGCCCGCCTACGCTCGTGTGACAAGGTCGCTCGTGCTCTCCGCGCGCACTCAGGAGTACGTCATTGCCGGGCGCCTGCTTGGCAACGGCCCGTTCACGTCGCTTCGACGCGACATCCTCCCGAACGTGCTCTCGCCCGTGTTCGTGCTCGCGATGCTCGACGTGGGAACCGCGATCCTGCTGCTCGCTGGCCTGAGCTTCCTCGGGCTGGGCGCGACCCCGCCGACGCCCGACTGGGGCGCGATGGTCTCTGACGGTGTGCAGCAGTTCTCGTCGTGGTGGATCGCAGCCTTCCCCGGCCTCGCAATCTTCACGGTCGTCATGGCGTTTAACTTCATTGGGGATTCGCTGCGCGACTCCCTCGATCCGCGTGCACAGGACGCGGTGCAGGGGAGGGCAATGTGA
- a CDS encoding ABC transporter ATP-binding protein, whose amino-acid sequence MPEQNSQSTNPALLRIDSLSVQYKLPGRGVLTAVNDVSFELPSKRVLGLVGESGCGKSTLARAVCGLEPIHSGSIRFNGEPIRTLGMRTRPKDLLRIQMVFQNPYASLNPRRTVGAQIADGLRINPQKDSWSVAGLLEEVELPSDVQSRFPHQFSGGQRQRIAIARAIASGPQLLIGDEPIASLDASLQAKVASLMRRLALESGASMLFISHDLAVVRTIADEVAVMNKGEIVEHGPVEQVWRSPRDPYTQRLLAAIPAVDGLGTLPGLPDAA is encoded by the coding sequence ATGCCTGAGCAGAACTCACAGTCAACGAACCCGGCCCTGCTCAGGATCGACTCGCTTTCGGTGCAGTACAAGCTCCCCGGCAGGGGCGTACTGACCGCGGTGAACGACGTGAGCTTCGAGCTGCCCTCCAAGCGCGTGCTTGGCCTCGTCGGGGAATCTGGCTGCGGCAAGTCGACGCTTGCCCGCGCGGTGTGCGGCCTCGAGCCGATTCACTCGGGCAGCATTCGCTTCAACGGTGAGCCCATTCGCACGCTCGGGATGCGCACGCGCCCGAAGGATCTGCTGCGCATTCAGATGGTGTTCCAGAACCCGTACGCTTCACTGAATCCGCGGCGCACGGTTGGCGCGCAGATCGCCGATGGGCTGCGTATCAACCCGCAGAAGGACTCCTGGTCTGTCGCTGGTCTCCTCGAAGAGGTTGAGCTGCCGAGCGATGTGCAGAGTCGGTTCCCGCACCAGTTCTCTGGCGGGCAGCGGCAGCGCATCGCTATCGCTCGCGCAATCGCGTCGGGGCCGCAGCTGCTCATCGGCGACGAGCCCATCGCATCGCTTGACGCGAGCCTCCAGGCGAAGGTTGCGAGCCTCATGCGGCGACTCGCTCTCGAGTCGGGAGCGTCGATGCTGTTCATCAGCCACGACCTCGCTGTCGTGCGCACAATCGCAGATGAAGTTGCGGTCATGAACAAGGGCGAGATTGTCGAGCACGGACCTGTGGAACAGGTGTGGCGTTCGCCGCGGGACCCGTATACGCAGCGCCTACTCGCGGCGATCCCGGCAGTCGACGGCCTTGGCACACTGCCGGGCCTGCCCGACGCCGCGTAG
- a CDS encoding MFS transporter, whose product MATQILRGIGDVVSYIDSRTQIRGRAGWIWWLALGGLFLDAFSNSALSAGLGPMTKDLELSAGQIALLTSMASWVALVFNPIGGWLADRFGRVGPLLVAKVLAMAGAFIAAFAPSFELVVAGRFFVGAAYGIDFAIAMALLAEFTPARFRARINTWQGIWYTAVSSNLILAIGFHNMNVGDSIWRYAVGTAGIVALLLFIAQAVKLVESPSWYARKGRLDEAARSMTKIYGEKFEAAPEAERIPMEGVATKGIGNVALIFRGIYLPRTILASTVQMGQSLQYFAVGWYLPIISIAIFGEGDFVLATVGTLVFNAFGIIGGFTSPLIAKKLGLRRASAIGFSLVFVMLVILGLAFNTMPLWLAFIVPSLFILFHSGGPGANGKSLSTLSFRSELRATANGFIGAIGSLGAALGLVVFPILKEDLGLGPTFLILSAVPFVAAVICWVIKWEPSRADFNPDEEPEAPQFRDAVTTR is encoded by the coding sequence ATGGCAACACAGATACTTCGCGGGATCGGCGATGTCGTCTCGTACATCGACTCGCGTACGCAGATTCGCGGCCGTGCCGGCTGGATCTGGTGGCTCGCCCTCGGCGGGCTCTTCCTTGACGCTTTCTCGAACTCGGCGCTCTCTGCGGGCCTCGGCCCCATGACGAAGGACCTTGAGCTCAGCGCGGGCCAGATCGCACTGCTCACCTCGATGGCGTCCTGGGTCGCACTCGTGTTCAACCCGATCGGCGGCTGGCTCGCAGACCGCTTTGGCCGCGTCGGCCCGTTGCTCGTCGCGAAGGTACTCGCAATGGCGGGTGCGTTCATCGCTGCCTTCGCTCCGAGCTTCGAGTTGGTCGTGGCCGGTCGTTTCTTTGTCGGCGCCGCATACGGCATCGACTTCGCGATCGCTATGGCCCTCCTCGCGGAGTTCACCCCAGCTCGGTTCCGCGCGCGGATCAACACGTGGCAGGGCATCTGGTACACCGCAGTATCGTCGAACCTCATCCTCGCGATCGGCTTCCACAACATGAATGTTGGCGATTCGATTTGGCGCTATGCCGTCGGCACAGCCGGCATCGTCGCGCTGCTGCTCTTCATCGCCCAGGCGGTGAAGCTCGTCGAGAGCCCGAGCTGGTACGCGCGAAAGGGCAGGCTCGATGAGGCCGCGCGATCGATGACCAAGATCTACGGCGAAAAGTTCGAAGCGGCTCCCGAGGCCGAGCGCATCCCCATGGAAGGCGTTGCGACCAAGGGCATTGGCAACGTCGCGCTCATCTTCCGCGGCATCTACCTGCCGCGCACGATCCTCGCGTCGACGGTGCAGATGGGCCAGTCGCTGCAGTACTTCGCCGTCGGCTGGTACCTCCCGATCATCTCGATCGCAATCTTTGGCGAGGGCGACTTCGTGCTCGCCACGGTTGGCACGCTCGTCTTCAACGCGTTCGGCATCATCGGCGGCTTCACCTCGCCGCTCATCGCGAAGAAGCTCGGCCTTCGCCGCGCCTCGGCGATCGGCTTCTCGCTCGTGTTCGTGATGCTCGTCATTCTCGGCCTCGCATTCAACACGATGCCGCTGTGGCTCGCGTTCATCGTGCCGTCGCTGTTCATCCTGTTCCACTCGGGCGGGCCCGGCGCGAACGGTAAGAGCCTCTCGACACTGTCGTTCCGCAGTGAGCTGCGTGCGACAGCCAACGGCTTCATCGGCGCGATCGGCAGCCTCGGCGCGGCCCTCGGCCTCGTCGTGTTCCCGATCCTTAAGGAAGATCTCGGGCTCGGCCCGACGTTCCTCATCCTCTCGGCAGTGCCGTTCGTCGCGGCAGTTATCTGCTGGGTGATCAAGTGGGAGCCGAGCCGCGCTGACTTCAACCCGGACGAGGAGCCCGAGGCCCCGCAGTTCCGCGACGCAGTCACCACTCGCTAA
- a CDS encoding glycerol-3-phosphate dehydrogenase/oxidase, with the protein MRFPEKRANTERQSLSPVEAPALSRANAVRRMEDATFDVVIVGGGITGAYAALDAALRGLSVALIEKDDFASGTSSKSSKMIHGGLRYIEQGNLPLVRHSLLERQRLRRNAGHLVQRLPFLFPVLSEDGVFDRRLASGFEALLWTYDFAGGWREGVLHQKLSKEEVLAQSPLFVADKLEGGFMYYDSRADDARLTLNIARTAAFHGAAIANYAKATDVMRDGGKVSGVVAEIDGGEVQIRGRSVVMAVGSWLRDWDGTRPGTDKPNIRPAKGVHVSVPWSKIQNSCTITIPIPGRTRRATITRWGDTALLGTTDEDYTGDLDAARCTHEEMNFLLDGAMHALRTEIKPEDVLGSIAGTRPLVAAAGGKTLDVKRNHEIRTDSDGLVTVVGGKLTTSRHMAEQTVDAVLKVLGERAKCRTKKAYLLGAAGYDGQAATASGGLPAHLAERFGTESRFISQMIAADPALTAPVVEGLPYIEAEVIFAARYEMAHTVDDVLSRRTRSRLMARDASGVAAGRVGEILGRELGLSDSEIAAQVTNYNEQIQIEKAVLMGGTSS; encoded by the coding sequence ATGAGATTTCCTGAAAAACGCGCAAATACAGAGCGCCAGAGCCTGTCCCCAGTGGAGGCTCCCGCGCTCAGCAGAGCGAACGCAGTTCGCCGCATGGAGGACGCGACCTTTGACGTCGTCATCGTTGGCGGCGGCATCACGGGGGCATACGCTGCGCTCGACGCGGCCCTCCGTGGGCTGAGCGTCGCGCTCATTGAGAAAGACGACTTCGCCTCGGGCACATCGAGCAAGTCCTCGAAGATGATCCACGGCGGGCTTCGCTACATCGAGCAGGGCAACCTGCCGCTCGTGCGCCACTCGCTGCTCGAGCGCCAGCGGCTTCGCCGCAACGCCGGCCACCTCGTGCAGCGCCTCCCGTTCCTGTTCCCCGTGCTCTCGGAAGACGGCGTCTTCGACCGCAGGCTCGCCTCGGGCTTCGAAGCGCTGCTCTGGACCTACGACTTTGCGGGCGGGTGGCGCGAGGGCGTACTGCACCAAAAGCTCTCGAAGGAGGAGGTGCTCGCGCAGAGCCCCCTGTTTGTCGCAGACAAGCTCGAGGGCGGCTTCATGTACTACGACTCGCGCGCTGACGACGCACGGTTGACGCTGAACATCGCACGCACCGCGGCCTTTCACGGCGCTGCGATTGCGAATTACGCGAAGGCAACCGACGTGATGCGCGACGGCGGCAAGGTCTCAGGCGTCGTCGCTGAGATCGACGGCGGCGAGGTGCAGATTCGTGGCCGCTCGGTTGTCATGGCTGTCGGCTCCTGGCTGCGCGACTGGGACGGCACGAGGCCCGGAACCGACAAGCCAAACATCCGCCCGGCGAAGGGCGTGCACGTGTCGGTGCCGTGGTCGAAGATACAGAACTCGTGCACGATTACGATCCCGATCCCGGGCCGTACCCGCCGCGCCACAATCACCCGCTGGGGCGATACTGCGCTGCTCGGCACGACCGACGAGGACTACACGGGCGACCTCGATGCCGCGCGCTGCACGCATGAAGAAATGAACTTCCTGCTCGACGGCGCCATGCACGCGCTGCGCACCGAGATCAAGCCGGAAGACGTGCTCGGCTCGATCGCCGGCACCCGACCCCTCGTCGCGGCGGCGGGCGGGAAGACGCTCGACGTGAAGCGCAACCACGAGATCCGCACGGACTCAGACGGCCTCGTCACGGTCGTCGGCGGCAAGCTCACGACCTCGCGCCACATGGCCGAGCAGACTGTCGACGCGGTACTCAAGGTCCTCGGCGAACGCGCAAAGTGCCGCACGAAAAAGGCGTACTTGCTTGGCGCTGCAGGCTACGACGGCCAGGCCGCCACGGCATCCGGCGGGCTGCCGGCTCACCTCGCCGAACGCTTCGGCACCGAGTCCAGGTTCATCTCGCAGATGATCGCCGCGGACCCCGCGCTCACCGCACCCGTCGTCGAAGGGCTGCCGTACATCGAAGCAGAGGTCATCTTCGCGGCCCGCTACGAGATGGCGCACACAGTCGATGACGTGCTCAGCCGCCGCACTCGCTCGCGCCTCATGGCGCGCGACGCCTCGGGCGTCGCGGCTGGCAGGGTCGGCGAGATCCTCGGCCGAGAACTCGGGCTGAGCGACTCAGAGATTGCGGCGCAGGTCACGAATTACAACGAACAGATCCAGATAGAAAAAGCAGTGCTGATGGGAGGCACATCGTCATGA
- a CDS encoding FGGY family carbohydrate kinase — protein sequence MKQAILAIDEGTTGTRAAWVTADGDVGGLTYERLSVSSPRPGVVAQSASEILEKTIRTLRAAYASAQEHRLHVTAVAIATQRATATLWDTATGEPVAPSMVWQDTQYAADLAALSDEWDARLWPSIGRPTGVRNVYLWAARVLADPQQARARECQARSTLAFGTVDTWLLWSLSNRRELVATATNAVSSGAYRLADHSYHTEFIEALGFPLELLPELRDDVSDFGTLRPEILGVELPIVAAAGDQHAAMVGLGVIDKGDVMCVHGTGSFVDLNLGTHLPENDGRYQGALSLVAWREAGISRYSIETFTSTTGSAIDWLVDKLRLFDSGKHISELAANGRMGSVHSVPALTGVRMPSVNAGVGALIGGLTMSTTREDVALAVLEGIAQSVGWSIDADKEVAGVEIGKVNIGGGLSSSDPLVQLQADLTGVPHHRFRDTDKASLRGAAFLGGVSLGVWDSLADTRELLGTPDVFEPQMSPDEREERVALWRQRVLTEMELADARKESTRE from the coding sequence GTGAAACAGGCAATACTCGCAATCGACGAGGGCACAACTGGCACCCGTGCCGCCTGGGTGACCGCCGACGGTGACGTGGGCGGACTCACCTACGAACGGTTGTCGGTGAGTTCCCCACGCCCCGGGGTCGTGGCACAGAGCGCTAGCGAGATCCTCGAGAAAACGATCCGTACGCTGCGCGCCGCATACGCTTCGGCGCAGGAGCACAGGCTGCATGTCACAGCAGTCGCCATCGCGACGCAGCGCGCAACCGCGACGCTGTGGGACACCGCGACGGGTGAGCCCGTCGCGCCATCGATGGTGTGGCAGGACACCCAGTACGCGGCGGATCTCGCAGCGCTCTCGGATGAGTGGGACGCTCGGCTGTGGCCGAGCATCGGCCGCCCCACAGGCGTGCGCAACGTGTACCTGTGGGCAGCACGGGTGCTCGCAGACCCGCAGCAGGCGCGCGCACGGGAATGCCAGGCACGGAGCACCCTCGCGTTCGGCACCGTCGACACCTGGCTGCTGTGGTCGCTGTCGAACAGGCGTGAACTCGTCGCCACGGCAACGAACGCGGTGAGTTCGGGGGCCTACCGCCTCGCAGACCACAGCTACCACACCGAGTTCATCGAGGCGCTCGGCTTCCCACTCGAGCTGCTGCCAGAACTGCGCGACGACGTCTCAGACTTCGGAACGCTCCGCCCCGAGATTCTCGGCGTCGAACTGCCGATCGTTGCGGCTGCGGGAGACCAGCACGCTGCAATGGTTGGGCTCGGTGTCATCGACAAGGGCGACGTAATGTGTGTGCACGGCACCGGGTCGTTCGTCGACCTGAACCTCGGCACGCACCTGCCCGAAAACGACGGTCGCTATCAGGGCGCGTTGAGCCTCGTTGCCTGGCGCGAAGCCGGTATCTCCCGCTACTCGATCGAGACTTTTACCTCGACGACAGGCTCCGCCATCGACTGGCTCGTCGACAAGCTGCGCCTGTTCGACTCGGGCAAACACATCAGTGAGCTTGCCGCCAACGGGCGCATGGGGTCCGTGCACTCGGTGCCGGCGCTCACGGGTGTTCGCATGCCGAGCGTGAACGCTGGCGTCGGCGCCCTTATTGGTGGTCTCACAATGTCGACAACCCGCGAGGACGTCGCGCTCGCCGTGCTTGAGGGCATCGCCCAGTCGGTCGGCTGGAGCATTGATGCCGATAAAGAGGTTGCCGGCGTCGAGATCGGCAAGGTCAACATCGGCGGTGGGCTTTCGAGCTCCGACCCGCTTGTGCAGTTGCAGGCCGATCTCACGGGTGTGCCGCACCACCGGTTCCGCGACACGGATAAGGCGTCGCTGCGCGGCGCGGCATTCCTCGGCGGGGTGAGCCTCGGCGTGTGGGACTCGCTCGCAGACACCCGTGAGCTGCTTGGCACCCCAGACGTGTTTGAACCCCAGATGAGCCCCGATGAGCGCGAGGAACGTGTCGCCCTGTGGCGGCAACGCGTGCTCACCGAGATGGAGCTCGCAGACGCAAGAAAGGAATCGACTAGGGAATGA
- a CDS encoding ABC transporter permease, with protein MAVRLGLTVLLMFGVTIVTFVLTNLVPADPVQAALGEQAAANPEIVAKFRAENGLDQPLVVQYFTYLGNVLQGNLGVSTQTRMPVADELAAAFPATIELALSAIVFSAIIGIGLGLWAALKRRTFVDQIIRVVSLIGLSWPTFWLALVVYYVFFFVLGIFPGSGRLDPTAIAPPHVTGLYTIDSIVAGQWGTFWDALYHLVLPASVLALYTIGLLTRFARSAVLEVLDMDYVKAATAKGLPRRTVVFGYVLRGAMVPIITVLGLAFGSLLSGTVLVEKVYSWHGLGEYSFSAATKLDLPAIMGVGLVVGIVYIGLNFLVDVLYGVIDPRVRVS; from the coding sequence GTGGCCGTCCGGCTCGGCCTGACGGTCCTCCTCATGTTCGGGGTGACTATCGTCACCTTCGTGCTCACCAACCTTGTGCCTGCCGACCCCGTGCAGGCAGCGCTGGGCGAGCAGGCCGCCGCGAACCCTGAGATCGTCGCGAAGTTCCGCGCCGAGAACGGGCTCGACCAGCCACTCGTCGTGCAGTACTTCACGTACCTCGGCAACGTGCTTCAGGGGAACCTCGGCGTCTCAACGCAGACGCGTATGCCCGTCGCTGACGAGCTCGCGGCAGCTTTCCCTGCCACCATTGAGCTCGCGCTGTCTGCGATTGTGTTCTCAGCAATCATCGGCATCGGCCTTGGGCTGTGGGCAGCGCTCAAGCGCCGCACGTTCGTCGACCAGATCATTCGCGTCGTGAGCCTCATCGGGCTCAGCTGGCCGACCTTCTGGCTCGCGCTCGTTGTGTACTACGTCTTCTTCTTCGTGCTCGGAATCTTCCCCGGCTCAGGCAGGCTCGATCCGACGGCGATCGCCCCGCCTCACGTGACGGGGCTCTACACGATTGACTCAATCGTTGCGGGCCAGTGGGGTACGTTCTGGGACGCGCTTTACCACCTCGTGCTTCCGGCTTCCGTGCTTGCCCTCTACACGATCGGCCTGCTGACACGATTCGCTCGTTCGGCGGTGCTCGAGGTCCTCGACATGGACTACGTGAAGGCCGCAACCGCGAAGGGGCTGCCGCGGCGCACGGTCGTGTTCGGCTACGTCCTGCGCGGCGCGATGGTGCCGATCATCACGGTGCTCGGCCTCGCGTTCGGATCACTCCTGTCGGGCACAGTGCTCGTTGAGAAGGTGTATTCCTGGCACGGACTTGGCGAGTACTCGTTCTCTGCAGCTACAAAACTTGACCTGCCAGCAATCATGGGTGTTGGCCTCGTCGTCGGCATCGTCTACATCGGACTGAACTTCCTCGTCGATGTGCTGTACGGGGTCATCGACCCGAGAGTGAGGGTCTCATGA
- a CDS encoding alcohol dehydrogenase catalytic domain-containing protein has protein sequence MTNIRGAVLTSSGSPRPWAASRPIEIRDLELQAPGPGELLVRIEAASICHSDLSVVDGNRPRPLPMLLGHEAAGRVEAVGSAADDGLVGRRVVMTFLPRCGACQACKTDGLLPCEPGTLANSAGTLMNGDVRLFHGSAPVNHHLGVSGFATHAVVDARSVVAVDDDVPADIAALLGCAVLTGGGAVVNAGKPAAGETVAVVGLGGVGMAALLVAVAEGHPVVGIDANAGKFPGATAAGAVECLTPQEALERGIRFLVVIECAGHPRAFESAYELTAPGGRTVTVGLPAPDARSEISPLTLTAEARTVIGSYLGSAVPSRDIPRYAQLWREGKLGLEALISATIELDDINEAMDALADGEALRQIIRFPAADPLSV, from the coding sequence ATGACGAATATTCGTGGCGCAGTCCTCACTTCCTCAGGCAGCCCCCGTCCCTGGGCCGCCTCCCGCCCCATCGAGATCCGTGATCTCGAACTGCAGGCGCCAGGCCCTGGCGAACTTCTCGTGCGCATCGAAGCCGCAAGCATCTGCCACTCGGATCTTTCAGTTGTCGACGGCAACAGGCCGCGACCGCTGCCAATGCTGCTCGGGCATGAGGCTGCCGGCCGAGTAGAGGCAGTCGGGTCGGCGGCAGACGACGGCCTCGTGGGGCGCAGGGTCGTGATGACGTTCCTGCCGCGCTGCGGCGCCTGCCAAGCCTGCAAGACCGACGGACTGCTCCCCTGCGAACCCGGCACACTCGCGAACTCCGCGGGCACGCTCATGAACGGCGACGTGCGCCTGTTCCACGGCAGCGCCCCGGTCAACCACCACCTCGGTGTTTCAGGGTTCGCGACCCACGCCGTTGTTGATGCGCGCAGTGTCGTCGCAGTCGATGACGATGTGCCTGCCGATATCGCCGCCCTGCTCGGCTGCGCTGTGCTCACTGGCGGCGGCGCGGTCGTCAACGCTGGCAAGCCCGCTGCGGGCGAGACAGTAGCTGTCGTCGGGCTGGGAGGCGTCGGCATGGCGGCGCTTCTCGTCGCCGTCGCAGAGGGGCACCCCGTCGTCGGCATCGACGCGAACGCGGGCAAGTTTCCCGGCGCAACCGCAGCCGGCGCTGTCGAGTGCCTCACGCCGCAGGAGGCGCTCGAGCGGGGAATCCGGTTTCTGGTCGTCATCGAGTGCGCGGGTCACCCGCGCGCGTTTGAGTCGGCGTACGAGCTCACAGCCCCGGGTGGGCGCACTGTCACAGTCGGGCTTCCTGCCCCTGACGCGCGAAGCGAGATCTCACCGCTGACGCTCACCGCCGAGGCCCGCACAGTGATTGGCAGCTACCTCGGTTCAGCCGTCCCGAGTCGCGATATCCCCCGCTATGCGCAGCTGTGGCGAGAGGGCAAGCTCGGGCTTGAGGCGCTCATCTCGGCGACAATCGAGCTCGACGACATCAACGAGGCAATGGACGCGCTCGCAGACGGTGAGGCGCTTCGCCAGATCATCCGCTTTCCCGCTGCGGATCCGCTGTCAGTCTGA
- a CDS encoding ABC transporter ATP-binding protein → MSHSTVTHDGAREVSVDEGLAIRDLTVAIGEREILHGISIDLIPGQITGLAGESGSGKSLTGLAMLGLLPANARTGGEIRFGGRNVLTLPERELGKIRGQGIGMVFQDPTASLHPMLTIERQLTDHLRAHTGVSKAEARERALEALGKVKVPMPETALKKYPHQFSGGQLQRIAIAVAIICEPSILIADEPTTALDVTVQAGVLRLLRQLCDEMGLAVMLITHDLGVMSSLADRISVLRQGEIVEEGTRYDVLRNPQHEYTRALIDALPSHEGAGAGPVDAVDAAGNEQEADHA, encoded by the coding sequence GTGAGCCACTCAACAGTTACACACGACGGCGCACGCGAGGTGTCGGTCGACGAGGGGCTCGCGATCCGGGATCTCACCGTCGCGATTGGCGAACGCGAGATCCTGCACGGCATCAGCATCGACCTCATCCCGGGCCAGATCACCGGCCTCGCCGGCGAATCAGGATCGGGCAAGTCTCTCACCGGGCTTGCAATGCTTGGCCTGCTTCCCGCGAATGCGCGAACGGGCGGCGAGATCCGGTTCGGTGGGCGCAACGTGCTCACCCTTCCCGAGCGCGAACTCGGCAAGATCCGCGGCCAGGGTATCGGAATGGTGTTCCAGGATCCGACAGCGAGTCTGCACCCGATGCTCACCATTGAGCGGCAGCTGACCGATCACCTCCGCGCCCACACCGGGGTGTCGAAGGCCGAAGCTCGCGAGCGTGCGCTCGAGGCGCTCGGCAAGGTGAAGGTGCCGATGCCCGAGACGGCGCTGAAAAAGTACCCGCACCAGTTCTCTGGCGGGCAGTTGCAGCGCATTGCGATCGCTGTCGCGATTATTTGCGAGCCGAGCATCCTCATTGCAGACGAACCGACGACGGCGCTTGACGTCACCGTGCAGGCGGGCGTCTTGCGCCTGCTTCGCCAGCTCTGCGACGAGATGGGCCTCGCCGTGATGCTCATTACGCACGATCTCGGCGTCATGTCGAGCCTCGCCGACCGCATCTCGGTGCTGCGGCAGGGGGAGATTGTGGAGGAGGGGACGCGGTACGACGTGCTGCGAAACCCGCAGCACGAGTACACCCGTGCGCTCATCGACGCGCTCCCAAGCCACGAGGGAGCGGGAGCCGGCCCCGTCGACGCTGTCGATGCGGCGGGCAACGAACAGGAGGCGGATCATGCCTGA
- a CDS encoding DUF805 domain-containing protein, which translates to MAETPGTPEHHGSEVGPTRPRYASPVQPVQPVQPQEQPTQRFSYAPPQAPPYAPPPAMPPGFAIPGPGEPFDGAASPDDLARPLYGASFAQAIVRFFKNYASFSGRASRSEYWWVMLACFGLWFVAGTLANIIETASYAISGASYQAAAVVNGMLGLVLAVAGLGLIVPTLAVTWRRLHDANLPGPLFFVILVPGFGWIAHIVLLALPPRVEGRRFYRAF; encoded by the coding sequence ATGGCAGAGACACCGGGCACACCAGAACATCACGGGTCCGAGGTGGGGCCCACTCGCCCGCGCTATGCGTCGCCGGTGCAGCCGGTGCAGCCGGTGCAGCCGCAGGAGCAGCCGACGCAGCGCTTCAGCTACGCGCCACCGCAGGCGCCACCCTACGCCCCACCGCCCGCGATGCCGCCAGGGTTCGCGATCCCGGGCCCCGGGGAGCCCTTTGACGGCGCCGCTTCGCCCGACGATCTGGCGCGCCCGCTGTACGGCGCGAGCTTCGCGCAGGCAATCGTTCGCTTTTTCAAGAACTACGCGTCGTTCTCGGGACGAGCGTCACGCAGCGAGTACTGGTGGGTGATGCTCGCATGCTTCGGACTGTGGTTCGTCGCGGGCACTCTCGCAAACATTATCGAAACCGCTTCATACGCCATATCGGGAGCCTCGTACCAGGCTGCAGCCGTCGTGAACGGAATGCTCGGGCTTGTGCTTGCCGTTGCGGGGCTCGGCCTCATTGTGCCGACGCTTGCGGTGACCTGGCGGCGGTTGCACGACGCAAACCTTCCAGGCCCCCTGTTCTTCGTGATATTGGTTCCGGGATTCGGGTGGATCGCCCACATTGTGCTGCTGGCGCTGCCGCCGAGAGTCGAGGGCAGGCGCTTCTACCGCGCTTTCTAG